In Pan paniscus chromosome 13, NHGRI_mPanPan1-v2.0_pri, whole genome shotgun sequence, one DNA window encodes the following:
- the C13H2orf88 gene encoding small membrane A-kinase anchor protein isoform X1 — protein MPRWLLLSLTSAMPRWLLLSLTFAGLFPLRRRQLLGSCRGREGGGPDQPAGSPAPLRPPLPRTLRLRKYRGNPLPPEVRGSLPEGAPWSRAPLGGHLEARCGPRTREERAAGAAATAGGGAGSPGAAEGRPVLHMLPLG, from the coding sequence ATGCCTCGCTGGCTCTTACTTTCATTGACCTCTGCGATGCCTCGCTGGCTTCTGCTTTCATTGACCTTTGCGGGTCTGTTCCCGCTGCGGCGCCGGCAGCTGCTTGGTAGTTGCAGGGGGCGTGAGGGCGGTGGCCCAGACCAACCGGCTGGCAGCCCAGCTCCGCTCCGCCCGCCCCTGCCTCGGACCCTGCGCCTGAGGAAGTATCGAGGCAACCCTCTGCCACCCGAAGTTCGCGGGTCGCTCCCAGAGGGCGCGCCCTGGAGCCGAGCGCCCTTGGGCGGCCATCTGGAGGCCAGGTGCGGGCCGCGAACCCGCGAGGAGCGCGCGGCGGGCGCGGCGGCGACGGCAGGAGGAGGGGCCGGGAGCCCGGGCGCCGCCGAAGGACGCCCCGTCCTCCACATGCTGCCACTTGGCTGA